The following are from one region of the Streptomyces changanensis genome:
- a CDS encoding cation:proton antiporter, which yields MTVAASVVEPLPSHALLILLLQVGVLLLAALVLGRLAERLGMPAVVGELTAGVLLGPSLLFHVAPGVGNWLFPQTAEHMHLLDAVGQLGVILLVGFTGIHLDLKLVRRQGARAVGVGAAGLLVPLALGAWLGFVLPAQLRAPGADQTVFALFVGVVMCVSAIPVIARTLIDMKLIHRDIGQMILVAGTIDDAVGWVLLSLIAAMATTGLYAGEVVTTLGEVGLLLAATMTVGRLVVGAAMRAAARSSVPGLSVVTAVVLMTLSAAGTHALGLEAALGAFLCGILVGGTKDFDASALSPLNTTVMVVLAPLFFATAGLRMDLTSLADPVVALWGLAVFAVAVAGKFLGAFIGGAATRMNRWECLALGAGINARGVIEVIIALIGVRLGLLTVEMYSIVVLVAVLTSLMAPPLLRMAMNRVEQTAEEELRGDRFLAPPPPPKAPATSTTADS from the coding sequence ATGACCGTGGCCGCCTCGGTGGTCGAGCCCCTCCCCAGCCACGCACTGCTGATCCTGCTGCTCCAGGTGGGCGTGCTGCTGCTGGCCGCACTGGTCCTCGGCCGCCTCGCCGAGCGGCTGGGCATGCCGGCGGTCGTCGGGGAGCTGACGGCCGGGGTGCTCCTCGGGCCGTCGCTGCTGTTCCACGTCGCGCCCGGCGTGGGGAACTGGCTGTTCCCGCAGACCGCCGAGCACATGCACCTGCTCGACGCGGTCGGACAACTGGGCGTCATCCTGCTCGTCGGCTTCACCGGCATCCACCTCGACCTGAAGCTCGTCCGCAGGCAGGGGGCCCGCGCGGTGGGCGTCGGCGCCGCCGGACTGCTGGTGCCGCTCGCCCTCGGCGCCTGGCTCGGCTTCGTCCTGCCCGCGCAGCTGCGCGCCCCGGGCGCCGACCAGACCGTGTTCGCGCTCTTCGTCGGCGTGGTGATGTGCGTCAGCGCCATCCCCGTCATCGCGCGGACCCTCATCGACATGAAGCTCATCCACCGGGACATCGGCCAGATGATCCTGGTCGCGGGCACCATCGACGACGCCGTCGGCTGGGTGCTCCTGTCCCTGATCGCCGCCATGGCCACCACGGGCCTGTACGCCGGCGAGGTGGTCACCACCCTCGGCGAGGTCGGTCTGCTCCTCGCCGCCACCATGACCGTCGGCCGGCTCGTCGTCGGCGCCGCCATGCGCGCCGCCGCGCGGTCCTCCGTACCGGGCCTGTCCGTGGTCACCGCCGTCGTCCTGATGACCCTGTCGGCCGCCGGGACCCACGCGCTCGGCCTGGAGGCCGCCCTGGGGGCGTTCCTCTGCGGCATCCTCGTCGGCGGCACCAAGGACTTCGACGCGTCGGCGCTGTCCCCGCTCAACACCACCGTGATGGTGGTCCTCGCGCCGCTGTTCTTCGCCACCGCCGGACTGCGCATGGACCTCACCTCCCTCGCCGACCCGGTGGTCGCGCTGTGGGGGCTCGCCGTCTTCGCCGTCGCCGTGGCCGGGAAGTTCCTCGGCGCGTTCATCGGCGGGGCGGCCACCCGGATGAACCGCTGGGAGTGCCTCGCCCTGGGCGCCGGGATCAACGCCCGCGGCGTCATCGAGGTCATCATCGCCCTCATCGGCGTCCGCCTCGGACTGCTCACCGTGGAGATGTACTCCATCGTCGTCCTCGTCGCCGTCCTCACCTCGCTCATGGCCCCGCCGCTGCTCCGGATGGCCATGAACCGCGTCGAGCAGACCGCCGAGGAGGAACTGCGCGGTGACCGCTTCCTGGCGCCGCCACCGCCACCCAAGGCGCCCGCGACGAGCACCACCGCCGACTCGTGA
- a CDS encoding L-tyrosine/L-tryptophan isonitrile synthase family protein, whose translation MSESATTTSHALTPEVERISHEIVRLLIPHRRTVEPDTHLDKTDDFPEQLAQIRDFVANNEQVIFSLPGFPCKSPNLDKVFSHLPDHGERLALRFLDSLCAEIEKVYAPGAKVLICSDGHIFGDVIHVPDAHIDAYNDAIADMIRAEGLADHLDTFDLRDVYGPDLTYDEKRQRAAVTLGPSLEELRAEVREDESSLRMYRGITRFLVEDTANWEGTRSALQRDCRRRAYEVILRSRAWSELIAESYPRNVRLSIHPQNRGSIKFGIRLLGAADAWTTPWHSTLLHRTDGTWELMHRRDAQKIGREVYVDGRPSHFEAIGTGTGSDAEDRPAAA comes from the coding sequence ATGTCCGAGTCCGCCACCACGACGAGCCACGCCCTGACGCCCGAGGTCGAGCGCATCAGCCACGAGATCGTGCGGCTGCTCATCCCGCACCGGCGCACCGTCGAGCCCGACACCCATCTGGACAAGACGGACGACTTCCCGGAGCAGCTGGCCCAGATACGGGACTTCGTCGCCAACAACGAGCAGGTGATCTTCAGTCTGCCCGGCTTCCCGTGCAAGTCGCCCAACCTGGACAAGGTCTTCAGCCACCTCCCCGACCACGGCGAGCGGCTCGCGCTGCGCTTCCTCGACTCCCTGTGCGCCGAGATCGAGAAGGTCTACGCGCCCGGAGCCAAGGTCCTCATCTGCTCCGACGGCCACATCTTCGGTGACGTCATCCACGTACCGGACGCGCACATCGACGCGTACAACGACGCCATCGCCGACATGATCCGCGCCGAGGGCCTCGCCGACCACCTCGACACCTTCGACCTGCGCGACGTGTACGGCCCCGACCTCACGTACGACGAGAAGCGCCAGCGCGCCGCCGTGACCCTGGGCCCCTCGCTGGAGGAGCTGCGGGCCGAGGTGCGCGAGGACGAGTCGTCCCTGCGCATGTACCGCGGCATCACCCGCTTCCTGGTGGAGGACACCGCGAACTGGGAGGGCACCCGGTCGGCGCTCCAGCGCGACTGCCGCCGCCGCGCCTACGAGGTCATCCTCCGCAGCCGCGCCTGGAGCGAGCTGATCGCCGAGAGCTATCCGCGCAACGTCCGCCTCTCCATCCACCCGCAGAACCGCGGCTCCATCAAGTTCGGCATCCGTCTGCTGGGCGCCGCCGACGCGTGGACCACCCCGTGGCACTCCACCCTGCTGCACCGCACGGACGGCACCTGGGAGCTGATGCACCGCCGCGACGCCCAGAAGATCGGCCGGGAGGTCTACGTCGACGGCCGCCCCAGCCACTTCGAGGCGATCGGCACCGGCACCGGCTCCGACGCCGAGGACCGGCCCGCGGCGGCGTGA
- a CDS encoding cytochrome P450 family protein has product MPRSEPLPLYGKEYKADPYPLYRKLREEGPVHRVNFPSGVNAWLVTGYEAAHGALNDDRLGKNHDLGNKAWRDRAAIMPEPQHSQLQVHLLHQDPPKHTVMRKLVTEAFTPRNVERKRARFEEIATELLDAALGASEAEDGSGVVDVVGAFAAHYPFRVLAEVIGLPEAIAAGFDRDWGKVVQPVGPSDPLRPVYEGRLRGLQNYIAEVVEHKRAHPGDDLLTKLVRACEAGEITKEEQDSIVFQLLVAGQEPVTNQITTALVALLRHPAQLRRLQEAVGGEMSDADKAFLVRAVEELLRYDSAFELTTWRFFAEDSDLYGTTVPAGDSVIVSLCAANRDPERFPDADTLDLDRSPNPHMAFGHGIHFCPGAALARVELQIAVRELLNRLPQIRLAVPDEELVWVGAVLARGLNELPVAYGPADATPRGGCPVRH; this is encoded by the coding sequence ATGCCGCGTTCCGAACCGCTGCCGCTCTACGGCAAGGAGTACAAGGCCGACCCGTACCCGCTGTACCGGAAGCTCCGCGAGGAGGGCCCGGTCCACCGGGTCAACTTCCCCAGCGGCGTCAACGCGTGGCTGGTCACCGGGTACGAGGCGGCGCACGGCGCCCTCAACGACGACCGCCTCGGCAAGAACCACGACCTCGGCAACAAGGCGTGGCGCGACCGGGCGGCGATCATGCCGGAGCCGCAGCACTCCCAGCTCCAGGTGCACCTGCTGCACCAGGACCCGCCGAAGCACACGGTCATGCGCAAGCTCGTCACCGAGGCGTTCACGCCCCGCAACGTCGAGCGGAAGCGGGCGCGCTTCGAGGAGATCGCCACGGAGCTGCTCGACGCCGCGCTCGGCGCGTCCGAAGCCGAGGACGGCAGCGGCGTCGTCGACGTCGTCGGCGCCTTCGCCGCCCACTACCCCTTCCGCGTCCTCGCCGAGGTCATCGGCCTGCCCGAGGCCATCGCCGCCGGCTTCGACCGCGACTGGGGCAAGGTCGTCCAGCCCGTCGGCCCCAGCGACCCGCTGCGTCCCGTGTACGAGGGGCGCCTGCGCGGCCTGCAGAACTACATCGCCGAGGTCGTCGAGCACAAGCGCGCCCACCCCGGTGACGACCTGCTCACCAAGCTCGTCCGGGCCTGCGAGGCCGGCGAGATCACCAAGGAGGAGCAGGACTCCATCGTCTTCCAGCTCCTCGTCGCCGGACAGGAGCCGGTGACCAACCAGATCACCACCGCCCTCGTCGCCCTCCTGCGCCACCCCGCCCAGCTGCGCCGCCTCCAGGAGGCCGTCGGCGGCGAGATGAGCGACGCGGACAAGGCGTTCCTCGTCCGCGCCGTCGAGGAACTCCTGCGCTACGACAGCGCCTTCGAGCTCACCACGTGGCGGTTCTTCGCCGAGGACTCCGACCTCTACGGCACCACCGTCCCCGCCGGCGACTCCGTCATCGTGTCGCTCTGCGCCGCCAACCGCGACCCCGAGCGCTTCCCCGACGCGGACACCCTCGACCTCGACCGCTCGCCCAACCCGCACATGGCCTTCGGGCACGGCATCCACTTCTGCCCCGGCGCGGCCCTCGCCCGCGTCGAGCTCCAGATAGCCGTCCGCGAACTGCTCAACCGACTGCCGCAGATCCGCCTCGCCGTGCCGGACGAGGAGCTCGTCTGGGTCGGCGCCGTCCTCGCCCGCGGCCTCAACGAACTGCCCGTCGCCTACGGCCCCGCGGACGCCACCCCGCGCGGCGGCTGCCCCGTACGGCACTGA